A single region of the Lycium barbarum isolate Lr01 chromosome 2, ASM1917538v2, whole genome shotgun sequence genome encodes:
- the LOC132629319 gene encoding cytochrome P450 93A3-like, with protein MVDTQGYLILFLIGLFSTLFLKHVVFRKRTTCHLPPSPFGLPIIGHLHLLSPTPRQALHGLSARYGPLIHINLGSVPCLVVSSPQMAKEVLKTHQTFLSRPQTSVVDYLTYGSQDFSFAPYGLYWKFMKNICMNELLGARTLDMLLPVRRDEIKCFIELLLQKAKIGEAIDIEAELLRVSNNVISRMIMSERCSEDNREAGSIRKLVHDIAELTGKFNLSDYIWFCKNLDLQGFGKRTKDVHKRFDKMMERIINEHEETRRKRNSQSKDGGETVVIKDLLDILLDISEDECSEMKLTPENIKAFILNMFLAGTDNAAITVEWALAELINHPNIMQKAVQEIDFVIGKNRLVEESDISNLPYLQAIVRETLRLNPAGPMIVRQSTEDCCIGGYHVAKNTRLIVNTWAINRDPEYWKNPLEFIPERFLTQEGEGNAKSQLDVRGQHYHFLPFGTGRRGCPGISLALHVVQTSLAAMIQCFEWKVHGGVVGKVDMDEAPGIALPIPRVHPLVCIPVTRLNPFTSTTLSV; from the exons ATGGTGGATACTCAAGGCTACTTGATTCTATTCCTTATTGGGCTGTTTTCTACCTTATTTCTTAAACATGTTGTGTTCCGTAAACGAACCACTTGTCATCTTCCACCAAGCCCGTTTGGTTTACCGATCATCGGTCACTTACACCTCCTATCTCCAACACCTCGCCAGGCCCTTCATGGGCTCTCGGCGCGTTATGGGCCTTTAATCCACATAAATCTTGGATCCGTCCCTTGTCTAGTAGTTTCATCACCCCAAATGGCCAAAGAAGTACTCAAAACTCATCAAACTTTTCTAAGCAGACCGCAAACATCAGTGGTCGATTACTTAACATATGGTTCACAAGACTTTTCCTTTGCGCCTTACGGGCTTTATTGGAAGTTCATGAAGAACATATGCATGAACGAACTCCTCGGTGCACGAACATTGGACATGCTTCTTCCTGTAAGACGCGATGAAATAAAGTGTTTCATCGAATTACTCTTACAAAAAGCGAAAATTGGTGAAGCAATAGATATTGAAGCTGAGCTTCTCAGGGTTTCTAATAATGTTATTTCAAGAATGATAATGAGTGAAAGATGTTCGGAGGACAACCGTGAAGCTGGGAGTATTAGGAAATTGGTTCACGATATTGCTGAACTCACTGGGAAATTTAATTTGTCGGATTATATTTGGTTTTGTAAAAATTTGGATTTGCAAGGGTTTGGAAAGAGGACAAAGGATGTACATAAAAG ATTTGATAAGATGATGGAGAGGATCATAAATGAACATGAAGAAACAAGAAGGAAGAGAAATAGTCAAAGTAAGGATGGGGGTGAAACTGTAGTGATCAAAGATTTGCTTGATATTCTACTTGATATATCAGAGGACGAATGCTCAGAGATGAAATTGACCCCAGAGAATATCAAAGCTTTCATCCTG AACATGTTTCTTGCTGGGACGGATAACGCCGCTATTACAGTAGAGTGGGCACTAGCAGAGCTTATCAACCATCCAAACATTATGCAAAAAGCTGTCCAAGAAATTGATTTTGTCATTGGTAAGAATCGACTTGTGGAAGAATCGGATATCTCAAACCTCCCTTACCTCCAAGCCATTGTTAGAGAAACACTTCGACTAAACCCTGCTGGGCCTATGATCGTAAGACAATCGACTGAAGATTGTTGCATTGGAGGTTATCACGTAGCGAAAAACACTAGGCTAATAGTCAACACGTGGGCGATTAATAGGGATCCCGAATATTGGAAAAATCCACTTGAATTTATACCAGAAAGATTTTTGACCCAAGAGGGGGAGGGGAACGCGAAATCCCAATTGGACGTAAGGGGACAACACTATCACTTTTTACCATTTGGCACTGGGAGAAGAGGTTGCCCTGGAATTTCATTAGCATTACATGTAGTTCAAACAAGCCTTGCTGCCATGATACAGTGCTTCGAATGGAAGGTTCATGGTGGAGTGGTAGGTAAAGTGGATATGGATGAAGCACCTGGCATTGCTCTTCCTATTCCTAGAGTTCATCCTTTGGTTTGTATTCCAGTGACTAGGCTGAATCCATTTACATCAACAACATTATCCGTTTAG